From Bacillota bacterium, one genomic window encodes:
- a CDS encoding ABC transporter ATP-binding protein/permease, whose translation MIKLMRFLKPYRAEIALVVGLVFTQTISELYLPTLMSDIVNTGIMRGDIGHIWRVGRLMLLVALGGTACSITAAFLSARIAMGFGKVLRARIFEHVQKFSLREFDKIGTPSLITRNTNDVTQIQMVTMVMMRMMISAPIMCFGGIIMALSKDRGLARILAFVLPVLAATVVFVARKGFPLFRMIQEKIDRINLIVRENLSGIRVIRAFNRTDHERRRFHDANIDLTETSIRVNRLMALMMPTMMFIMNSTMIATIWFGSIRVDRGTLEVGNMMAFFQYAMQIMMSLLMASMLFIMIPRAQASADRITEVLAIEPEINDPSAPKSAAAGGLEGHVEFRDVTFRYHGAEEPAVRNVSFRARPGETVAIIGGTGSGKSTLVSLIPRFYDVTSGSVLVDGVDVRAMTQEELRVKIGFVPQKAMLFSGTVAENIRYGKEDATDEEVARAAKIAQAFDFICEMKDGFNSEIAQGGANLSGGQRQRLAIARALVRKPEIYIFDDSFSALDFKTDAKLRAALKRETAGSTVLIVAQRVSTVMDADRIVVLDRGRVVGTGTHKELLKTCEIYREIVASQLPEEEIA comes from the coding sequence ATGATAAAGCTGATGAGATTCCTCAAGCCATATAGGGCCGAGATAGCGCTGGTGGTAGGTCTCGTGTTCACTCAGACCATTTCTGAGCTGTACCTTCCGACACTTATGTCTGACATCGTCAACACGGGGATCATGAGGGGCGACATCGGCCACATCTGGCGAGTGGGCAGGCTGATGCTCCTGGTCGCTCTGGGCGGGACGGCCTGTTCCATTACGGCGGCGTTCTTGTCTGCTCGAATTGCGATGGGTTTCGGCAAGGTGCTCCGGGCGAGGATCTTCGAGCATGTTCAGAAGTTCTCGCTGCGCGAATTCGACAAGATCGGCACACCCTCCCTCATCACCCGGAACACCAACGACGTCACGCAGATCCAGATGGTGACGATGGTCATGATGCGCATGATGATAAGCGCGCCCATCATGTGCTTCGGAGGGATCATAATGGCCTTGTCCAAGGACAGAGGCCTTGCGCGGATCCTCGCCTTCGTCCTGCCGGTCCTTGCGGCCACGGTCGTCTTCGTCGCGCGCAAGGGCTTCCCTCTCTTCAGGATGATCCAAGAGAAGATCGACAGGATAAACCTCATCGTGCGGGAGAACCTCTCGGGAATCCGAGTCATTCGCGCCTTCAATCGGACGGACCACGAGAGGAGGCGCTTTCACGACGCCAATATCGACCTCACCGAGACCTCCATCAGGGTCAACAGACTGATGGCTCTCATGATGCCTACCATGATGTTCATCATGAACTCGACAATGATAGCGACCATCTGGTTCGGGAGCATTCGTGTCGATCGCGGAACTCTCGAGGTCGGCAATATGATGGCGTTTTTCCAGTACGCCATGCAGATCATGATGTCGCTGCTCATGGCCTCGATGCTCTTCATCATGATCCCCCGCGCCCAAGCCTCGGCGGACAGGATCACCGAGGTGCTGGCCATCGAGCCGGAGATCAACGACCCGTCCGCGCCGAAGTCGGCCGCGGCGGGTGGCCTCGAGGGGCATGTTGAGTTTCGCGATGTAACGTTCAGGTATCACGGCGCCGAGGAGCCCGCCGTGAGGAACGTCTCATTCCGCGCTCGTCCCGGTGAGACCGTCGCCATTATCGGCGGAACGGGGTCGGGCAAATCGACGCTCGTCAGCTTGATCCCGCGCTTCTACGACGTAACCTCCGGCAGCGTCCTCGTCGATGGCGTGGACGTTCGCGCGATGACCCAGGAAGAGCTGAGGGTGAAGATCGGTTTCGTCCCACAGAAAGCGATGCTCTTCTCCGGCACGGTCGCCGAGAATATCCGCTACGGCAAGGAAGATGCAACGGATGAGGAAGTCGCGCGGGCGGCGAAGATCGCCCAGGCCTTCGACTTCATCTGCGAAATGAAAGACGGGTTCAACTCCGAGATCGCTCAGGGTGGCGCGAACCTTTCGGGCGGGCAGAGGCAGCGTCTGGCCATCGCCCGCGCCCTCGTGAGGAAGCCTGAGATCTACATCTTCGATGACAGCTTCTCTGCCCTTGACTTCAAGACCGACGCCAAGCTGCGGGCGGCGTTGAAGAGGGAGACGGCAGGTAGCACGGTGCTGATCGTCGCTCAACGGGTCAGCACGGTCATGGACGCGGACCGAATAGTCGTGCTTGACCGCGGCAGGGTCGTGGGGACCGGCACCCACAAGGAACTGCTCAAGACGTGCGAGATCTACCGCGAGATCGTCGCTTCGCAGCTTCCGGAGGAAGAGATCGCCTGA
- a CDS encoding ABC transporter ATP-binding protein: MPEELLQVRDLTTKFFTDDGVVTAADKVSFSVGEGETLGMVGESGCGKSVTSLSIMRLIQSPPGKITSGEIWFQGRDLLQMAQDEIRTIRGNKISMIFQEPMTSLNPVFTIGRQISEAVILHQKVSRREARERAIEMLRLVGIPMPERRIDEYPHQLSGGMRQRAMIAMALSCNPKLLIADEPTTALDVTIQAQILDLMRELKEKAAMSVLLITHDLGVIAEMAQRVLVMYAGQVVEEARCDELFAEPRHPYTAALLRSIPRLEAGKMRLHVIEGSVPNLLELPRGCRFHPRCGAVLDVCRVKTPALSAIDGRKVRCFRMDSPPEAEEVAS; this comes from the coding sequence GTGCCGGAGGAGTTGCTTCAGGTAAGGGATCTCACCACCAAGTTCTTCACTGACGATGGCGTCGTCACCGCCGCTGACAAGGTATCGTTCTCCGTCGGAGAGGGCGAGACCTTGGGCATGGTTGGGGAGTCCGGCTGCGGGAAGTCGGTGACCTCCCTGTCTATAATGAGGCTCATTCAGTCCCCTCCAGGGAAGATAACTTCGGGAGAGATATGGTTCCAGGGTCGGGACCTGCTCCAGATGGCTCAAGACGAGATTCGGACGATACGCGGAAACAAGATATCCATGATATTTCAAGAGCCCATGACTTCGCTGAACCCCGTCTTCACAATAGGCAGGCAGATTTCGGAAGCCGTGATCCTCCACCAGAAGGTCTCGCGACGCGAGGCGAGGGAAAGGGCGATCGAGATGCTTCGCCTCGTGGGGATCCCCATGCCAGAGAGGCGCATTGATGAGTATCCCCATCAGTTGTCAGGAGGGATGCGCCAGAGGGCGATGATAGCCATGGCGCTTTCGTGCAACCCGAAGCTGCTCATCGCGGACGAGCCCACGACAGCGCTCGACGTCACCATCCAGGCTCAGATCCTCGATCTCATGCGGGAGCTCAAAGAGAAGGCGGCGATGAGCGTGCTGCTCATCACTCACGACCTTGGTGTGATAGCTGAGATGGCTCAAAGGGTCTTGGTCATGTACGCGGGCCAGGTCGTGGAGGAAGCCCGGTGCGACGAGCTCTTCGCGGAGCCGAGACATCCGTACACCGCCGCCTTGCTCAGGTCGATACCCAGGCTCGAGGCAGGCAAGATGCGGCTGCACGTCATCGAGGGGTCCGTCCCGAACCTGCTCGAACTGCCGCGCGGTTGCAGATTCCATCCGAGGTGTGGTGCGGTCCTGGATGTCTGTCGCGTCAAGACACCGGCGCTCAGCGCAATCGACGGCCGCAAGGTGAGATGTTTCCGGATGGATTCGCCCCCCGAGGCTGAGGAGGTGGCTTCGTAA
- a CDS encoding ABC transporter ATP-binding protein/permease, which produces MPGGFRPGRGGFGGGHGFGGPVEKPKDLKGTLRRLAVYLRPMWPRLAVVFLAAVGSTALSVVSPKVMGKAVTSLGRTFGMRLMGLPAGVDFPYIGRIVLWLAGLYTASSLLNYVTQYVMAGVAQRTVCDMRRDLSDKFARLPLRFFDGRTHGEIMSRMTNDIDTIGMTLQQTLGQLITASIGIVGAIVMMFSISWLLTLICLVTLPLAFFVTATIARTSQRNFAAQQMELGLLNGHVEEMYTGHKIVKAFGHESKAIDRFNQINERLYNAAWRAHFVSGMIFPLMNFMNNIGYVLICAIGGVMVTRRAIELGDITAFLQYQRMFTMPIGQTANIVNILQSTVASAERVFELLDETEEVPDTRDAAAIASPRGEVRFENVRFSYKRDVPLIEDLSIEVKPGQTIAIVGPTGAGKTTLVNLLMRFYDVDAGRITIDGVDIRDLNRGELRKLFGMVLQDTWLFHGTIRDNIAYGREGATDEEIVRAAKAAQADHFIRALPDGYDTVLDEDASNLSQGERQLVTIARALLADPAILILDEATSSVDTRTETYIQKAMAELMRGRTSFVIAHRLSTIRNAELILVMNNGRIIETGAHEQLLAMGGFYADLYNSQFRGAYADDLAV; this is translated from the coding sequence ATGCCTGGCGGTTTCAGACCCGGCAGAGGCGGCTTCGGCGGCGGACACGGATTCGGCGGGCCCGTGGAGAAACCCAAGGATCTCAAAGGCACGCTGAGGAGGTTGGCGGTCTACCTCAGGCCGATGTGGCCGCGCCTGGCGGTGGTATTCCTTGCGGCCGTCGGGAGCACGGCGTTGAGCGTCGTGAGCCCCAAAGTCATGGGAAAGGCCGTCACGAGCCTGGGGCGGACGTTCGGGATGAGGCTCATGGGGCTCCCGGCCGGTGTAGACTTCCCATACATCGGCCGCATAGTCCTGTGGCTCGCCGGCTTGTACACCGCAAGCTCGCTTCTGAATTACGTGACGCAATACGTCATGGCAGGCGTTGCTCAGAGGACCGTCTGCGACATGCGCCGCGACTTGAGCGACAAGTTCGCGCGCCTGCCCTTGAGGTTCTTCGACGGACGCACTCACGGCGAGATCATGAGCCGGATGACCAACGACATAGACACCATCGGCATGACGCTCCAGCAGACCTTGGGGCAGCTCATCACGGCGTCTATTGGAATAGTCGGCGCCATAGTCATGATGTTCAGCATAAGCTGGCTCCTGACGCTGATATGTCTCGTCACGCTGCCGCTTGCTTTCTTCGTCACAGCCACGATTGCCAGAACTTCTCAGCGCAACTTCGCGGCGCAGCAGATGGAGCTCGGCCTGCTCAACGGGCATGTGGAGGAGATGTACACCGGACACAAGATAGTCAAAGCGTTTGGCCACGAGAGCAAGGCCATCGACCGGTTCAATCAGATCAACGAGCGGCTGTACAACGCGGCGTGGCGGGCTCACTTCGTGTCCGGGATGATCTTCCCTCTGATGAACTTCATGAACAACATAGGGTATGTACTCATCTGCGCGATAGGCGGGGTGATGGTTACCAGGCGAGCGATAGAGCTCGGCGACATCACCGCTTTTCTGCAGTACCAAAGGATGTTCACAATGCCCATAGGCCAGACGGCGAATATCGTCAACATCCTCCAGTCGACGGTGGCCTCCGCGGAGCGGGTGTTCGAGCTGCTGGACGAGACCGAAGAGGTTCCTGACACCAGGGACGCTGCAGCCATTGCTTCGCCTCGGGGCGAGGTGAGGTTCGAGAACGTCAGGTTCAGCTACAAGAGGGACGTTCCGCTCATCGAGGACCTCAGCATCGAGGTCAAACCCGGACAGACCATCGCCATCGTAGGGCCGACGGGTGCGGGCAAGACCACCCTCGTCAACCTGCTCATGCGCTTTTACGATGTCGACGCCGGACGGATCACCATTGACGGGGTGGACATCAGGGACCTGAACCGAGGGGAGCTACGCAAGCTCTTCGGCATGGTGCTCCAGGATACCTGGCTCTTCCACGGCACCATAAGAGACAACATCGCGTATGGTCGCGAAGGGGCAACCGATGAGGAGATCGTTCGGGCCGCCAAGGCCGCCCAGGCCGATCATTTCATCAGGGCTCTTCCCGACGGCTACGACACAGTCCTGGACGAAGACGCCTCAAACCTCTCTCAGGGTGAGAGGCAGCTAGTCACCATCGCCCGAGCCCTTCTGGCCGATCCTGCCATTCTCATCCTCGACGAGGCAACCAGCAGCGTGGACACGAGGACTGAGACCTACATCCAAAAGGCCATGGCCGAGCTGATGCGTGGCCGCACGAGTTTCGTCATAGCCCACCGGCTTTCCACAATCAGAAACGCCGAACTCATCCTGGTGATGAACAACGGAAGGATCATTGAGACCGGCGCCCACGAGCAGCTGCTCGCTATGGGAGGCTTCTACGCGGATCTCTACAACAGCCAATTCCGAGGGGCTTACGCCGACGATCTGGCGGTCTGA
- a CDS encoding ABC transporter permease, with protein sequence MLQYVTRRILMMIPVLIGVTLVTFILMNVVPGDPVIEMLGKRTDPQTVAMVRRELGLDAPLHIQYLRFLGGALRGDLGTSYKLRQPVTALIMRTFPTTAKLALSAAVVAIVLGLSVGIISAVKQYSLLDHVTMVGTLTGISAPVFWVAMIAQLVFGYYLRWFPISGYYSPWHMVLPAIVLGTRFSASIARLTRTTMLDVIRQDYVRTARAKGLGERIVIYSHALRNAMIPIVTIIGMQISGLLTGSFFTETVFAIPGLGSLAVRAMQQRDFPLMQGTVLFGAVVLCFGILVVDISYAYLDPRIRLE encoded by the coding sequence TTGCTGCAGTACGTCACTCGGAGGATTCTCATGATGATACCCGTTCTGATAGGGGTGACGTTGGTCACCTTCATTCTGATGAACGTCGTCCCTGGAGATCCCGTCATCGAAATGCTGGGCAAACGAACGGATCCGCAGACAGTCGCCATGGTGAGGAGGGAGCTCGGCCTCGACGCTCCGCTTCACATCCAGTACTTGAGGTTCCTGGGGGGCGCTCTGCGAGGAGACCTCGGCACGTCATACAAGCTCAGGCAGCCGGTTACCGCGCTCATCATGAGAACGTTTCCGACCACCGCGAAGTTGGCCTTGTCCGCCGCGGTGGTCGCGATAGTATTGGGCCTCTCCGTCGGCATCATCTCGGCGGTGAAGCAGTACTCCCTTCTCGACCATGTCACCATGGTAGGGACTCTTACCGGGATATCGGCGCCGGTTTTCTGGGTGGCGATGATCGCTCAGCTCGTGTTCGGATACTACCTCAGGTGGTTCCCGATTTCCGGGTACTACAGCCCCTGGCACATGGTCCTTCCGGCAATCGTGTTAGGGACGCGCTTCTCAGCGTCAATAGCCCGCCTTACACGCACCACGATGTTGGACGTCATAAGGCAAGACTACGTGAGGACCGCGCGAGCCAAGGGGCTGGGCGAGAGAATCGTCATTTACTCGCATGCACTGAGGAACGCGATGATCCCCATCGTGACCATAATCGGGATGCAGATCTCCGGGCTGCTGACAGGATCGTTCTTCACGGAGACGGTCTTCGCCATACCGGGCCTCGGCAGCTTGGCGGTGAGAGCCATGCAGCAGAGGGACTTCCCTCTCATGCAAGGAACGGTCCTCTTCGGAGCTGTCGTGCTTTGCTTCGGAATACTGGTCGTAGATATCTCCTATGCTTACCTCGATCCCAGGATCCGTCTGGAGTGA
- a CDS encoding ABC transporter substrate-binding protein, translated as MRLGRFAATTLGMVLILSLVLTLQSAATLASVKTGGTLNDYFAEDPGTFDVQADTTLAVYGLGREIFNTLLRYKESTLELEPELLAKMPEISKDGLVYSFELRKGVRFHDGKTELTSEDVKFTIERMLGPVGLSKWLFDPIKGAKDFIAKKASSVSGIAIVDKYRFTITLEKPYAPFLANLAVPSASIYSKKLVTEAGDKWPHNPVGTGPFRLKRYVPNTEIILERNPNYFEEGFPYLDGINYRIIADSTTALMEFEAGNLDLATVPSEAEERQRLLSTGKYELLKSTPLATYYFVFNMKDPAWKDVRLRKALAMCIDKQAIIDSIWGGDAVVATSFVTPGIPGAFAMGKGPALPYDPEAAKKLVQQLKAEGKPVKCEAWQRGGTAVADTNIAIQEMARQVGIELEVVLTERAAFGEARSKGQVPANYGNWWADIPDPDNYLYTYFHPSEMMSTQYRNDKVTKLLEEAKVETDPKVRARKYQEAETIIIRDDCAIVPLLHPVDLLLVQKNVHGVIMHPTGVNSYKHTWKDAPQK; from the coding sequence ATGAGACTCGGACGGTTCGCAGCCACGACCCTGGGTATGGTGTTGATTCTGAGTCTAGTGCTTACGCTGCAAAGTGCGGCGACGCTTGCGAGCGTCAAGACAGGCGGCACTCTCAACGATTACTTCGCGGAGGACCCCGGCACCTTCGATGTCCAGGCTGACACGACGCTCGCTGTGTACGGCTTGGGCAGGGAGATCTTCAATACCCTTCTCAGGTACAAGGAGTCCACGCTGGAGCTCGAGCCGGAGCTTCTTGCAAAGATGCCGGAGATATCCAAGGACGGGCTCGTGTATTCGTTCGAACTGAGAAAGGGTGTCCGGTTCCACGACGGCAAGACCGAGCTTACTTCAGAGGACGTGAAGTTCACCATCGAGCGGATGCTCGGTCCCGTCGGCCTCAGCAAGTGGCTTTTCGATCCCATCAAAGGGGCAAAGGACTTCATAGCCAAAAAGGCCAGTTCCGTGTCAGGTATCGCCATTGTCGACAAGTACCGTTTCACTATCACCCTGGAGAAGCCATACGCACCATTTCTTGCCAATCTTGCGGTGCCCTCGGCCTCGATCTACTCCAAGAAGCTGGTGACCGAGGCCGGCGACAAGTGGCCGCACAATCCCGTGGGCACGGGCCCGTTCAGGCTCAAGAGATACGTCCCGAACACCGAGATCATCCTCGAGAGGAATCCCAACTACTTCGAGGAGGGGTTTCCCTACCTCGATGGGATCAACTACCGGATCATTGCTGACTCCACCACCGCACTCATGGAGTTCGAGGCGGGGAACCTCGATCTCGCGACCGTTCCCTCCGAGGCGGAGGAGAGACAGAGGCTTCTCAGCACGGGCAAGTACGAACTCCTGAAGTCGACGCCTCTCGCCACGTACTACTTTGTGTTCAACATGAAAGACCCGGCGTGGAAAGACGTGAGACTTCGAAAGGCGCTCGCCATGTGCATCGACAAACAGGCCATCATCGACTCCATTTGGGGAGGCGACGCGGTGGTGGCCACCAGCTTCGTGACCCCCGGCATTCCCGGGGCCTTTGCCATGGGCAAGGGACCCGCCCTGCCTTACGACCCCGAGGCCGCGAAGAAGCTCGTTCAACAGCTGAAGGCAGAGGGAAAGCCCGTGAAGTGTGAGGCGTGGCAGCGGGGAGGCACAGCCGTTGCCGACACCAACATCGCCATTCAGGAGATGGCGAGGCAAGTAGGCATTGAGCTGGAGGTGGTCCTCACCGAGAGGGCAGCCTTCGGCGAGGCGAGATCCAAGGGCCAAGTCCCGGCGAACTACGGGAACTGGTGGGCCGACATCCCCGACCCCGACAACTACCTGTACACATACTTCCATCCCTCTGAGATGATGTCCACGCAGTACCGGAACGACAAGGTCACCAAGCTTCTCGAGGAAGCCAAGGTGGAGACCGACCCCAAGGTCAGGGCCAGGAAGTACCAGGAAGCGGAGACGATCATCATCAGAGACGACTGCGCCATCGTTCCATTGCTTCACCCAGTTGACCTGCTTCTCGTTCAGAAGAACGTCCACGGGGTGATAATGCATCCCACGGGCGTGAACAGCTACAAGCATACCTGGAAGGACGCTCCTCAGAAGTGA
- a CDS encoding ABC transporter permease: protein MRLLTRESKIPAGKTLWADSWRRLKRNKPAVVGLVFVLLVLFVGVFADLLAPASPTDQDLRARFARPGSPSNITRNGTYILGADQFGRDILSRIIYGARVSLTLAIVVEAITRVIGITVGSVAGYYGGWMDMAISRVLEVLMAFPDLLFYIGIRFALGSSLPVLILAFSAFGWAGTSRFVRGLVMQLKESEYVEAARAQGFSSSRIIVRHILPNCLGPLIVSITLSIPGTIMGEAGLAFLGLGIQPPAPSWGNMIYDSRAYLRVAPFFAIWPGIALIVTVLAFNLFGDGLRDALDPRLRR, encoded by the coding sequence ATGCGGCTTCTCACACGCGAAAGCAAGATCCCGGCCGGAAAGACCCTGTGGGCCGACTCCTGGCGGAGGCTCAAGAGGAACAAGCCCGCTGTGGTAGGCCTCGTTTTCGTCCTGCTGGTCCTCTTCGTCGGCGTTTTCGCGGACCTCCTGGCGCCTGCGAGCCCGACTGACCAAGACCTGCGCGCTCGGTTCGCGAGGCCCGGGTCACCTTCCAACATAACGAGGAACGGGACGTACATCCTCGGAGCAGATCAGTTCGGCAGGGACATCCTTTCCAGGATCATCTACGGGGCACGCGTCTCGCTGACCCTCGCCATCGTGGTAGAGGCGATCACGAGGGTCATAGGAATCACCGTGGGGTCCGTGGCAGGATACTATGGCGGGTGGATGGACATGGCCATATCCCGGGTGCTCGAGGTGCTCATGGCCTTCCCCGACCTCTTGTTCTACATCGGGATAAGGTTCGCTCTGGGGTCGAGCCTGCCCGTCCTCATACTTGCGTTTTCCGCCTTCGGTTGGGCCGGGACGTCGAGATTCGTCCGCGGGCTCGTCATGCAACTCAAGGAGTCGGAATACGTGGAAGCCGCCCGTGCCCAGGGCTTCTCGAGCTCACGGATCATCGTGCGACACATCCTTCCCAACTGCCTCGGCCCTTTGATCGTTTCCATCACCCTGAGCATACCGGGGACCATCATGGGCGAGGCCGGGCTTGCCTTCCTCGGCCTCGGCATCCAGCCGCCCGCCCCGAGCTGGGGGAACATGATCTACGACTCCAGGGCGTACTTGCGGGTCGCTCCATTCTTCGCGATTTGGCCGGGCATAGCGCTGATAGTGACCGTGCTTGCTTTCAACCTGTTTGGTGATGGCCTACGGGACGCGCTCGACCCGAGGCTGAGGAGGTGA